The following DNA comes from Hyphomicrobiales bacterium.
CGCGCGCGAGGTCATGCCGCGAATGACAAGCGCGAACTCATCACCGCCAAGGCGCGCGATGAAATCGCCGTCCCGGATGCACCGGCTCAGCCGTTCGCCAACCTGCGCGATCACCGCATCGCCGGCGACATGGCCGAACACATCGTTGATCGCCTTGAAATTGTCGAGCCCCACGAGCAGCAATCCGAATTCCTGCTCCCGACCACCGCTGCCGCGCAGATCGCGGATGAATTCATTGAGGTAGCTTCGGTTCGGCAGGTTCGTCAGCGGATCGTAGTTCTCCGCCCGCCAAACCACGGTCGCAGCGTGTTTGCGCTCAGAAATATCTTGAACAATCAACCAGGTAAGGTCGACGTTGTTGCCTTTCATGGCCAACAGGCCGGTCGCGATAACGCTGACCGGGGTGCCGGATTTTCCAACCAGCTCGATCTCGACCGGACCGAACAGACGCGACTCTGTCCCGCCATCGATCTCCGCCTTGAATGCCGGCCAGCTTTCCGCCGTCACCAGCTCTTCAAGCTCCACGTTGTGCATATCGACCTTTGAGCGGCCGAGCATCTTCTGGAATGCCTGATTGCCGTCGATCACGCGCCCGTCGGGGCTGCACATGGCAATTCCGGTCGGAGCCAATTCGTACAGCGAGCGGAACTTTTCTTCACTGCTGCGCAGCGCGGCTTCCGTGCGTTTTGCCTCGGTCACGTCCGTCCACAAGCCAACGATCCGGCCCGACGGTGCCCGCCGCTCCTCAACCTGCACCCACCGATCGTCCGGCAGACGCTGCAGGAAACAATGATCCGCCTGGCGGTGAACCTCGAGACGCTGCTGGATCCAAGCTTCGCGGCTTTCCTCCGTCTCACCGGCGTCGACCACCTGCGAGTGCGCGATGCCGTGGCGGATCATGTCTTCGAACGAGATCCCCTGGTGAATCGCCGAATGTGTGCGCCGGTAGACCTTTCCGAGTGCCCCGTTACTCAACATCAGCCGGTCTTCCGGACTGAAGACCGCGAACCCTTCCGGGATCGTCTCGATAGCTTCCCGCAGAATCTCTTCCGCGACCTGCCGTTCGGCGGCAACCCGCATCGATCCGATGATCGTGCCGCAGGTGCGCGCGAGAGCGTTCAGGCTCTCGACCATCGCGTCACCATAGCCGCCGGGACGATTGGCGAGACCGATCATACCGACCAGTTCGCGACCGAAATGCAGCGGAAGGCTCAGGAACGCGTGCACCGGCGGATGACCGCTCGGAATTTCGTAGCCGTCTTCCTTGGCCGGATTATTGGAAATGAAGAAGGTGTCCGTCTTGATCGTGGTGCCGAACAACGCATCAAGATTGTGGAACTCGAGGCCATCGGCAACGAAACTTGCCTGCCGGCTCGGCGGCAAATGCCTCAATACGTTTTGCGACATCGAATAACATTTGAGGAACTGATGCCCGTCATCGGCACTCAACACCTCGCCGATGAACCCGAATTCGCTCTCGGTCAGCGAAACGACGCGCTCCAGCATGTCGTCAAATGCCGCGCGCATGTCGCGCTCCTGCGCGAGATTGCCCTGAAGCTCGTCGATGACGGCAAGCACGGCGCTGGTTTCGACACCGATGCACTCGGTGCGAGCATCGCGCTTTGCGCGCTCAGCCGCCCGCCTCGTAGAGGTCGTCTTGCTCGTGCGACGCGCGGTCTTTTCTTGTTCTTTATCGTTCGACATCTTGTAGCAGCACTCACCCCTGCGAGCCTGAATTCTTTGCAGGCCCTTGCACAGTACTGCTGCAATATCGGGCAAATTCGTAAATTCCTTATAAAATTCAACTCCATAAAATTTTGGGGAAAAGCACAATCAAAAATACCCAGTCATAACCCCCTGGTACCAATGAATATATTCAGATAACACTCACGCTCGTCGGGACAAGAAATTGTTGTATTCCCGAACATGACGCCCTGCGCCTGCGGATATAAACCCTTCGCCGGTTCAAATTTACCTTAGGGAAGACAGTCCTTGCCTCCCCCGCACCCGAGTGGCCGCACGAAGTGACTTCACCCGCGCGCCAGCGAGTTGCGCGGCTACACAGCGCCACAGGACAGAAAAAAAGGGAAAGAGACGATGGCGACCCCGGCAGGATTCGAACCTGCGACCTACGGATTAGAAGTCCGCGATAGTTTTGAATAACTATTTGTTATTTCTTGTTTATTAACATCTCCTAGAAAGATTGTGTGAGTATCGTGTGAGTCTGGAACCTTAACAGAGACGTACCTTCGGACCATAAAAAGTCCGTGCGAATTCTGCACCTACGGAATTGAAGCCGGCATTCAGATTGGTGAATTGGTATTCCTCATCATCAAGCGGCCCGGCACGAGCATGTCGACGTGTTCAGCGGAATAACTCGCCAACGGCCAAGTGTGAGCTGCGGAGAAGGCAGGTATGTTGAAGTTTGTGAACGTTACGCCGCTTTGACGCTTTCGTTGGACAAACTCACCAGACTGACGGATGCTCCCAATGTCTTTTCCGCGATATCGACAAGGTGCTGGTGATGAGTGAAGAACAGCACCTGCGTCGTCTGGCTCAGTTCGCCCAATAGCTTGAAGCCAGCCGCTGCGCGATCGTCATCGAAGTTGATAAACAGGTCGTCCGCCACAAACGGTAATGGCTCCGCCCGCTTCAGGTAGTCTTCGATCGCTGCAACCCTTAGCGCCAGATAGAGCTGGTCGGCCGTGCCTGTGCTCATGCCTGACACAGGGACAACGCTGCCATCGTGCCGTTCGCCTGTCAGATAAGCGTTATCCTGGTCGTCAAACGCGATCTGAAGGCTGGTGAATGAATCTCCAGTGATGATCTGGAACAGTTCGCCCGCGCGTTTTAGCAAAGGCGCCTGCTTTTCCCTCCGGTAACGTTCAATCGCCCACCGGAGAAGTATGGCCGAAGTCTGTACGCGCACATACCTTTCGGCAACTTCCCGCATTTCGGCGAGGGCTTCTTCCTTTGCCGCCGCTGCTTGAGCAGCCGCATCGTCACCGCCGATTGCCTGAAATGCCTCGCGCGCTCGGGATCGCTCTTCTGCGGCGGCAGTCTGCTGAGCTTGAAGGTCTTCCAACTCAGCCAGAATCGAAGCTTCGTCCGCTGCAACCTCATCAATAAGGACGTCCTTGCACTCATTCTCAAGCTCCGTAGCAGCTTTACCGTCGCCGTCCTGCTGGAGTTTCTCGATAACTTTCTCGTACTCCTCCGTAAGAGACCGTTGCCGATCCGAGCGAGCGATGGCGTCCTTGAGCGCTTCTTTCGTCTCAACGTTGGCCGCCGTCTTCAGGTGGGATATTGATGCCGCCAATTCCCGCCGTTTGTCTTCAAGTCCACTGATTTGTGTGGTCAGCTCTTCGAGTTGTTCAACCGCCTTTTCCCGAAGCCCCTGGATACGCTCGGCATCGGCCAATCGCTTTTCAAGCTCCAGCACGGCATCTTCAGCCGGTTGATCGACCGAATCTGTTGCCAATTCCTTTGTCAGTTTTCCGACAACCTCTTCAAAGTCCGTCACGTCGCGGTTGATCTTGTCTATGCGGTCGTGCCGCAGCGATCTGATACGCCCTGTCGTCTCCCGCATCCTGTCTATCGTGTCGATTTGCGAGCTGACCGACTCCGGCGGAGCGTCCTTAGCCAGCCCAAGCTCGTCAAGCGCCACCTCCCATTTTCCCTGCCACTGCTCCAAGGCCTCACTGGCCTGTTGAAGCTCCCGCTTGCGCCGTGCCACCTCCTTGGCTGCCGCCTGGACTTTCTCGGTTAACTCGTCCTTCCGGGCTGCCGCTGATTCATGCTGACGCTGTTCGTCTGCCGCTCGCTCTATGATCACGCTCAGACCGTCATTTTCCAGCGCGGCTACATCAACGCCGAGTGCAGTCAGCTCACCAAGAATCTGTTCCTTGCCCGCGCGTTCTTCGCCTTTACATGTATCCAGTGTGATTTCGGCATCCGCTCGTCCGTCAATGGCCTCCAGCACTTCTTCACGGGCATCGAGCCATTCCAGCATCGCTTCCGCAGCCAAAGCATCAAAGGGAGCCGTTTCCCACATCGATGACCACTCGGCTTTCAACTGCTCGCCTTCCCGAACGAGTTCGGTCTCGCTTTCCTGAGCCTGCTCCAGTCGTGTTTCCAGGTCTCCGATAATTCGGTTGATTTCTGTGATCCGCCCTGCGGCCTCAGCGTGATCAAACCTTTGATCGGCAAGTTGATCCACGCTAGCCATGGCAGGCTCGAAGGCGGCGGGCAAGTCCGCTAACTCTTCGCCAAATTCCTTTGCCTGATCTTCAGGAATTGACTTGCCGTCCACATGCCTGATTTTGACCAGGGCCCACAAAGCATCGCGACGGCGGCGAGCCTCGTCTAAGGCTTCCGGCGTGATCGTTTGTTCATCCCGTACTGTGCGCTCCAATGCGGCGGTCGCAGCTTCCTTTTCCTGCTGAAGGGATGCAATCTTTTGCTTAAATTCCCGTACGCGCCGTTTCCAGTCCTCCTCGCGGTCCCGATACGATTGAACCTGCGCCCGCGCCGGTACGGCCGCGTCCACAAGTTCTTTTTCCTTTCTGACACCTGGCTTAAGCACGTCGAGCCGACGCTTCGCACGCTCCTGTGCTTCTCGCATCGCTTTTTCGGCGTTTCGAACGCGACCATGAATGTCGCCCTGTTCGCGCACTGTCCTGATCGCTATAGCCAGACTGGACACGTCGGCGGGATCGCCGCTCTTATCTAACCGTTCCTTTAGATCGTCGTGGGCCTCCTGCGCCTCTTGCAGTAGGTGGGTCTGATTGGTGACATCAGCCTCACGCTCACCCTTCTGATTCAGGAGCTGACGCACCACGCCAGCCTCGGTGCGCGAGGGAATGCGTTTGGCGAGCACATCTATGTCGGTCTCTGTCCAGGCAAGTTCACGTGCGTCGGCGCGTAGATCTTCCTCAGCGGCATTGAGTTCCGCTTCGCGTTTCGGCAGGTCAGCCTTTTCACCACGTATCTCAATCCGTCTTTCATGAAGTTGCCGAATATCTTCGGCCCGCAGGATAAGCGTCTCGTCAAAGCTCAGCTTTTTAAGGCTCTCCTCGGCACGTTTCAGTTGCTCCTGTAGCGTCGCGATGCGTGTCTCCGCCTCCGCATCCTTGCGTTCTGCTTCCTCTACCACTTGCGCAGCATCATCTGGCAGCGCAGCCGCTTCGCCGAGGTCCGCAAACTCACCGTCGAGTTCCTGTTTTCTACGCACGTCTCGAAATACACGGCGGATGCGGCTCAGACGATTGCGTGTCGCGGTACGTTCTTTGATGTTGTTATCGATCTCCGAATATGTTTGCTCTGCGTCGTCATAGGTCCGCTTGAGGTCCCGCCAGTTATTTGCGGTGAGTGTCAGGTCCCGCAGCGCCTTTTGGGCTTCCGAAAGCTTGTCTTCAGCGATGTAAAACTTGCGATGCTTGGCGCGCCGCGCACCCCATAATTCGTCCGCTTCACCAGCGAGCTCTCCGAGGCGCTCTCTCAACCCGCCAATGCCGGCGCCCGCTGAAAACAACATCTGCCCCACATCGTCCCTGGCTTCCAGAATTGCGCGGCCCCCATCGCCAAGGCGCACGTGATCCAGACTGAACATCCGCTCAAAGAACGGCCGATCCGCACCGGCGAGATAGGGAATCAAAACACTCTCGCCGCCGGGAACGGGCGAACCGTCCAGTTCTAGCAACGTGTCTTTGTTTCCTTTGCGCCGAAGCACCTGCAGCAAAGCGCTTCCGTTTTCGAGAACCGCCCCGATCCGCATGTCGGCGTAGTCGTGGAGGAAATTGTACGGCGAGTGCATCGGTATGCCGAACAGTAGATCCTCGATCGCGGCCAGCGCCGTGGATTTACCAGCTTCGTTCGGGCCGAAAACAATGTGGAAATCTGACTTGCCGGCAGGCAGATCAAACGACCGATCCGTGAAATGTCCATATCGCAACAGATCAAGTCGTCCGAGCCGCATGCCTAATCCTCCCGCGCAATCAGGCGCGCTGAAAGGTATGGTGCGACACCATCAATCAGAGCGGCGTATTCACCTTCCACGGCCGACTTCAAAACGTGATCTTCAATACCCGCTCGAATATCGTGGGGCAGGCGCCGCACCAACGCGCCGATATCTTCTTCAATTTCTGAAAGTAGCGTTTCATCGCTCATGGCTGTCTGCAACATCTGCTGCAACGCCCCGATCGCATCCTCACGCCGCGCAAGGGTTTCTGTATCAATGGTCGCCTCTGTAGCAATGGCAACCTTCTCGACCCAGGCAACTTCATCCCCAAGGCCAAGCGCGCAGGCGCGGGCCTCGGCCAGAACCTGTTCTTCCGAAGCGATAAGCTGGGCGTGAACCTCTGTGCGGCCTTCCAACCGAATACGGCAGGCGAGCAATCGGCCGTCGGCATGATTGGCGACCGCAGCTTCCAACGCTTCCCGAACAGCGTCGGTCACATCCCCCAAATTGGCCGCACCATTCAGGGGTACCAACAGCACTGCCCAGCGCACAACATCACAAGGTAACGCTTCGAGATCGACAATCTCGCCGTCTTCTACTGTGATCAGATACGCGCCTTTAGCGCCGGTTTCCCGTACATGGCGCCCCTGCAAATTACCGGGGAATACAATGTGCGGCTGCTCGTGCAGCACATCCGCCTGATGTACATGCCCCAGCGCCCAATAGTCGTACCCCTTGTTTACAAGCTCATCGAGAGAACAAGGTGCGTAGTTGGCGTGTTCGCCCATACCGCCGAGCCCGGTGTGCAGCACGCCGATATTAAAGACGTCCGATACCGGCGTCGGGTAATCTGGAACCAGATTTTCGGTCACGTCACGCTGCCGGAAGCTCTGGCCGTGAAGCGCTACATTTAGGTCCTCCAGCGCAAAAGTCTCCGGCTTACGCGTCCCAAAAACATGGACATTCTCCGGGAGGTCGAGCCGCCTGGTAATCTGGCTTTCCGCGTCGTGATTACCGTGCAGCAGGTAGACGGGAATGCCCGAAGAATTGAGCCGGCCCATCTGCGCCGCGAAAAACAGGCCTGTTTTGTAATCGCGCCAGTCGCCGTCGTAGAGGTCCCCGGCGATAATAAGAAAATCGACTTGTTCTTCGATCGTCAAACTGACGAGTTGGTCAAAGGCCTCCCTGGTCGCAGCACGAACGCGCTTGGCGGCGTTGCCATCCTGGCCGGCAAGGCCTTTGAGAGGGCTGTCGAGGTGAATGTCCGCCGCATGCAAGAAACGAAAGGAAGCCACTATTGCGCCCCATCCGCATTGCCTTCGTTTCTCCCTGTTGTTTCCGCAGGAAAAATTACATTTGCACACCGCCACCGCATCGCGGATAGGCTCTTAGTATTTGAAACACCTATTGACACCACTATCTGCCGCTCTTCCTCGCTCCCCTCGGTCATTTGGATTTGGCAAAAGCAACCCATGTCCGTTCCCTACCTCTTTGTGAACCCAAAAAGCCAATTTCATCTAGCGCGACCAGAAAAAGCACACTCATTTGTTTTCTTTCAGGTTACGCTGCTGGATTGCCCAAAAACAAATATCAAAAAACATTCTATACCACCTATAAGTGTTTTCAAATAGAAACGAAGGGAATAATGGGGTGGATTGCCCCCCTATTTCGACCGGATAGTCGGGCGTAAGCAAGAAGAATTGGGGATATCTCCAAGGAAAGGCTTATATCTGACGACTATCAGCGCATTGAAATGATCACTGGAACTCCCCGACGGCGGTAGACTGCGGGGTCGTAGCAAAACCTCGGGTCATCGACGAAAGCTTAAACAGCGGGGGCAGCGTCTCGGAGGTGGCAAGACGCAATGGCATCGCCCCGAACCTGTTGTGCGTTTGGCGCCGCCTGATGGCCGAGGGAGGAACGGCTGCCGTGGATTCGGACGACGGTGTGATCGCCGCAGTCGTTACATGACTTTTGTTGCCGGGTAAGCATTTTCGTAACCATATGATTTTTTCGGCGCCAACGAGACATTCAAACTTCCATCCTGCGCATTACCAATGCCTCAGTAGTGGCAACATACCCTCGCATCTATCCAAATTCAGCGCATAAGAATGTATTCCTGCGTCCCGCGACTTAGCTGCCTATGGTTTCGATAAGCGAGTTACACAATCGTTACATGGTTTTTACATGAAGCTTTTTGATGGCGGGGCGGTTATCTAACCTGTTGAAATATATGGTGCCAACGAGAAGATTCGAACTCCCGACCTACGCATTACGAACCAAGAAACAGCATACAACCCTCGCATTACTGATATAACTTAAATCATTGTAATTATTGCGGATGCTCCGCACTACATGTTGCTTTATTCTTTACAATATCCAATTTTTCGACTACATTTTGTTACATAGGCGTTACATAGATTTGGCAAAAATATTTTTAACAGACACATTTGTCAGGGATACAAAATGCCCGGACGGCAAAGATCAGGAGCTTTATTGGGACCATCCTCAAGGGTTGGATGGAATTGTCCGCAATGGCGCTCAAAAGGGTCTCGCCCTCCGCGTCACCGCCCTGGGCAATAAGGCATTCGTGCATGGCTACCAATTTGATGGGAAGCGGCAACGCGTCGTGCTGGGTGACGCAACCCGTACGACTGTCGGCAGTGTCCGTCTGTTGGTTCAGCAACGCTGTGCCCAACTCGACCGCGGCGAGGACCCCAATGCAGGCGTGATTGATTACCGCCAGAAGCACACCTTTCTGGTCAACGATCTGGTGGAGCAGTATTGGCGTGAGCACATCGCAACCAAATCACCGAAGTACCAAAACCAGTACTGGCGATACGTTGGAGCGGCAACGCGACCGCAGCCGACCCACACCAACCGCCGCGGCCGCAACAAAGCCTGCAGCTATCGCGATTTCGGAACGCTGTTCGGGAAGCGCGAAGTGACGTCAATCAAGCCGACTGATGTCGCGAAATTTTTGGACCAGTTCGAATCCCCGGGCACCTGGAACACGGCCTTTCGCCATTTGAAAGCGGTGTTCAACTGGGGCATTCGGATGCAAGTGGTCGATATGCGCAATCCTTGCACCCCACTGCGGCAACGCACCGTGCTGCGACAGCGCCGGGAATACACCCCGGAGCAGATCAAGGCGATCGCCCGGCATGTGTTTGAGCCAACACTGGAGGCCCCTGCCCCGACAACGCATCTTGCTGGCGACGCCAAGCGCATGACGGCATTGGCTAACGGCCGCCTTGCTGTTCAGAACGCGCAAATGCTGGAGCTGTGCCACTACATGGGCATTCTGTTTCTGACGATGGCGAGGCCCACCGAGCTGGTGCACGCGGAATTCGAGCACTTCGATCTGGAGCGCCTCATCTGGCACAAGCACAACACCAAAGGCATCAAGCTATCGCGGGCCGTCTATGAGTATGCATATCGGTCAGTGCCGATCCATCCGAGGGTCGCCGAGTTGGTGCGACGGCAGCGGGATCGCTGGCCAGAGAGCAAGCTGGTGTTTCCGTCTCACACGGACCCGACGCAACCGCGTGACAATTTCCGCAAACCGCTGGCGCGGTTCAAAGAGCTGGAGGGGGTTCCGAGCTACTTTCAATTGTATGACCTTAAGCGCATCGCGATTTCGCTGATGCTGGTGGGTCAAGGTGTGCGCCGCGAGGACGTGAGTCACTATGCGGATCACAAGGGAAACCTCGAAACAACAATGATTTACGACCTCGGTTTTGTTGATCCGATGCGGCCAGTTATCGACAAGCTGGGGACAATTCTCGGCGTATGACCGCATAATTCAAGCGCGCTTGCAATCTGCTACCTTTTGTCTATAAGGATTCACTCCACATCCTTACCGAGCGGAGACTGGAATGGCTGAGTGTGAGCGCTGCAGAGGTACCGGTACAAATGAATGTCCCGAGTGCGGAGGGTCCGGCCACTACAACAAAGACGGTGAAATCGTTGACTGTTTGAACTGTGGTCGTGACGGTCAACCCGCAGGGTACATTTGCTGTCCGTATTGCGATGACGGTTGGGTTGCAGACTAAATAGCCCCGCTAATTATTTTCGCTATTTCAGCGTTGGCAACCTCCGCATCGAATTGATTTCGATAGATGCGGAGGTGGCGAATGCGAGGACGACCTTCGGGAACATCCCAAACTATACACCCTGCGTGTTGAACTGTTTCAACAACCGAGAACGGGTACACAATCCAGCGATCATCTAGTGGTGCCTGGATATCCGGCTTCCATTTTCCCTGGATTGAATATTGCCTTTCAAAGAACCTTGCCAAGTGCTCCCAAACCCGTGACTCATAAAATTCCACCTGAATACTCACTGATTTATACGCCTGTGCCGCAACTGCTTTAGGGTTGGCTACTATACCGCTCTCAAAAAATTTAATTTGCGGAGGAACGTCAATTTTTTCAAAGTTTATGTTCATGACACTACGATAGTGCGCTTAATTACTAATAATTTCAAAGTTTATTATTTTGTTATTGCAAAACATTTCTTGACTTCCGCACCCACCTGTGGTTTTCTACCAAGGTCCGGCGGAGGTGGAAGAAGTGCCGGTGTGAGCGTCCCGAGAGGGGCGTTTTTTTGTGTCTAAATCCCAAGGAAAG
Coding sequences within:
- a CDS encoding DNA double-strand break repair Rad50 ATPase, which translates into the protein MRLGRLDLLRYGHFTDRSFDLPAGKSDFHIVFGPNEAGKSTALAAIEDLLFGIPMHSPYNFLHDYADMRIGAVLENGSALLQVLRRKGNKDTLLELDGSPVPGGESVLIPYLAGADRPFFERMFSLDHVRLGDGGRAILEARDDVGQMLFSAGAGIGGLRERLGELAGEADELWGARRAKHRKFYIAEDKLSEAQKALRDLTLTANNWRDLKRTYDDAEQTYSEIDNNIKERTATRNRLSRIRRVFRDVRRKQELDGEFADLGEAAALPDDAAQVVEEAERKDAEAETRIATLQEQLKRAEESLKKLSFDETLILRAEDIRQLHERRIEIRGEKADLPKREAELNAAEEDLRADARELAWTETDIDVLAKRIPSRTEAGVVRQLLNQKGEREADVTNQTHLLQEAQEAHDDLKERLDKSGDPADVSSLAIAIRTVREQGDIHGRVRNAEKAMREAQERAKRRLDVLKPGVRKEKELVDAAVPARAQVQSYRDREEDWKRRVREFKQKIASLQQEKEAATAALERTVRDEQTITPEALDEARRRRDALWALVKIRHVDGKSIPEDQAKEFGEELADLPAAFEPAMASVDQLADQRFDHAEAAGRITEINRIIGDLETRLEQAQESETELVREGEQLKAEWSSMWETAPFDALAAEAMLEWLDAREEVLEAIDGRADAEITLDTCKGEERAGKEQILGELTALGVDVAALENDGLSVIIERAADEQRQHESAAARKDELTEKVQAAAKEVARRKRELQQASEALEQWQGKWEVALDELGLAKDAPPESVSSQIDTIDRMRETTGRIRSLRHDRIDKINRDVTDFEEVVGKLTKELATDSVDQPAEDAVLELEKRLADAERIQGLREKAVEQLEELTTQISGLEDKRRELAASISHLKTAANVETKEALKDAIARSDRQRSLTEEYEKVIEKLQQDGDGKAATELENECKDVLIDEVAADEASILAELEDLQAQQTAAAEERSRAREAFQAIGGDDAAAQAAAAKEEALAEMREVAERYVRVQTSAILLRWAIERYRREKQAPLLKRAGELFQIITGDSFTSLQIAFDDQDNAYLTGERHDGSVVPVSGMSTGTADQLYLALRVAAIEDYLKRAEPLPFVADDLFINFDDDRAAAGFKLLGELSQTTQVLFFTHHQHLVDIAEKTLGASVSLVSLSNESVKAA
- a CDS encoding DNA repair exonuclease, with the protein product MASFRFLHAADIHLDSPLKGLAGQDGNAAKRVRAATREAFDQLVSLTIEEQVDFLIIAGDLYDGDWRDYKTGLFFAAQMGRLNSSGIPVYLLHGNHDAESQITRRLDLPENVHVFGTRKPETFALEDLNVALHGQSFRQRDVTENLVPDYPTPVSDVFNIGVLHTGLGGMGEHANYAPCSLDELVNKGYDYWALGHVHQADVLHEQPHIVFPGNLQGRHVRETGAKGAYLITVEDGEIVDLEALPCDVVRWAVLLVPLNGAANLGDVTDAVREALEAAVANHADGRLLACRIRLEGRTEVHAQLIASEEQVLAEARACALGLGDEVAWVEKVAIATEATIDTETLARREDAIGALQQMLQTAMSDETLLSEIEEDIGALVRRLPHDIRAGIEDHVLKSAVEGEYAALIDGVAPYLSARLIARED
- a CDS encoding integrase → MFGKREVTSIKPTDVAKFLDQFESPGTWNTAFRHLKAVFNWGIRMQVVDMRNPCTPLRQRTVLRQRREYTPEQIKAIARHVFEPTLEAPAPTTHLAGDAKRMTALANGRLAVQNAQMLELCHYMGILFLTMARPTELVHAEFEHFDLERLIWHKHNTKGIKLSRAVYEYAYRSVPIHPRVAELVRRQRDRWPESKLVFPSHTDPTQPRDNFRKPLARFKELEGVPSYFQLYDLKRIAISLMLVGQGVRREDVSHYADHKGNLETTMIYDLGFVDPMRPVIDKLGTILGV